Proteins co-encoded in one Dreissena polymorpha isolate Duluth1 chromosome 12, UMN_Dpol_1.0, whole genome shotgun sequence genomic window:
- the LOC127852234 gene encoding uncharacterized protein LOC127852234 isoform X1: MVYCYAIGCNHRTGGAYSCSLFRFPIDPSERKKWADRCKRADREVNSHDRICSCHFVDGLKYNGPTIFVYSKNVYRFPDVPTKKRGKRPKLDNDQIVVVPYDKAISTGAFLDHSYHLVQPYTDDVHVENPSNHAKEDMSTNEGDLKIVAVFSLASPEKDETEVTFDSAGHKEGVTMVTYNNNSNDSNNETPTAGEDMTTLGNEITSFMNNMTSSVMSMNAKEASIHSWIPETESVSLAEAPSFTTEKKKDEITPTLFTLLRKPAMAPVIDVNVVLAGRENVDAPPCQFKEGVKTFPYEDFAENLESIAPPVLLPEVLALTKLKGTKHDADSNPSPEKKRKIDPSYIVLTSIDPWLGTRSSVSCKDFEHAQNECSNMCKKISFKRRLAHGDGVFNVKTPSKQKDYQVFLEKYEKAQEINASKKPGVRMSIKDLLNRQDNRILRGLKGPAKRYSNRVRRTVVRVPVDFKTWNATPHHARSVIIEDAKKKMLENREKELLAEKRAREKVYELEMHGKLIEINRKGKTRLKKLKQAAKRNSARTEGTISLCGRVRKSNPRYSCFFMDNIELEQKEIVADMWAKIKSAREVCSRKCIMEEERYSKEVLKNSNLEVARTHKQKVDIVIERVDEVEQPKVAENKPTKGKMQPKVGNSKRVIHGRKRVIESICKRREAMRIGNSVPSFYAHSSSERKATPDGVLIQNLSKETSYLRSLLTTKSFSHDLSRVKSETLDSDEVNKPAALSSDAMTLQVRFKSEPVDNGYEQVNDALLEEKFKKFKVPDKVKELFINKTRSQISTVSLASLSGAAFGGVDVIHTRDWASLKTSTQYPVLSRPIVSTTSTETLSPPKPSIRGRPQSPLNEM, encoded by the exons AGGAAAAAGGCCTAAGCTAGATAATGACCAGATAGTTGTTGTTCCTTATGATAAAGCCATTTCAACTGGAGCTTTCCTGGATCACAGCTATCATCTAGTGCAGCCATATACTGATGATGTCCATGTGGAGAACCCATCAAATCATGCAAAAGAAG ATATGTCTACTAATGAAGGCGACTTGAAGATAGTGGCAGTATTCTCGCTGGCAAGTCCCGAGAAGGACGAGACTGAAGTCACATTCGATAGCGCTGGACATAAAGAGGGCGTCACTATGGTGACTTACAATAACAACAGTAACGATAGCAATAACGAAACGCCTACAGCTGGCGAAGATATGACGACACTGGGAAACGAGATTACGTCATTTATGAACAACATGACGTCATCAGTGATGTCAATGAATGCCAAAGAAGCTTCAATTCACTCTTGGATCCCAGAAACAGAGTCTGTTTCGCTAGCTGAGGCCCCGTCGTTTACGACGGAAAAGAAAAAAGACGAAATTACTCCGACGTTGTTCACGCTGCTACGTAAGCCGGCAATGGCGCCGGTTATTGACGTCAATGTTGTCTTAGCCGGACGCGAGAATGTTGATGCCCCTCCGTGTCAATTTAAGGAGGGTGTAAAAACGTTTCCGTATGAGGATTTCGCGGAGAATCTTGAAAGCATCGCTCCGCCAGTTTTGCTTCCGGAAGTGCTGGCGCTAACCAAGTTAAAGGGCACAAAAC ATGACGCTGACTCGAATCCGTCGCCGGAAAAGAAGCGAAAGATCGACCCCTCTTACATCGTGCTCACTAGCATAGACCCCTGGCTTGGAACGCGGAGTAGCGTATCCTGCAAAGACTTCGAGCATGCGCAGAACGAATGCTCCAACATGTGCAAGAAGATAAGCTTTAAACGTCGACTAGCGCACGGCGATGGCGTATTCAACGTTAAAACGCCGAGCAAGCAAAAGGATTACCAGGTGTTTCTTGAAAAGTATgagaaagctcaagagatcaatgcGTCTAAGAAACCTGGAGTGAGAATGTCTATCAAGGATCTTTTGAACAGACAGGATAACAGAATACTGAGAGGGTTAAAGGGTCCCGCGAAGAGATACTCGAATCGGGTACGGAGAACCGTCGTTCGTGTTCCTGTCGACTTTAAAACGTGGAATGCGACTCCGCATCATGCAAGATCGGTAATCATCGAAGAcgcgaaaaaaaaaatgttggaaaacAGGGAGAAAGAACTTTTGGCAGAAAAACGAGCAAGAGAAAAAGTCTATGAACTTGAAATGCATGGAAAATTAATCGAAATAAACAGGAAGGGGAAAACAAGGTTGAAGAAATTGAAGCAAGCGGCGAAAAGAAATTCTGCTCGGACTGAAGGAACGATAAGTCTATGCGGCCGGGTAAGAAAGTCAAATCCGCGTTACAGTTGCTTTTTCATGGATAACATTGAGCTGGAACAGAAAGAAATCGTCGCAGATATGTGGGCGAAGATTAAGTCCGCGCGTGAAGTGTGTTCGAGGAAATGTATCATGGAAGAAGAGCGGTACAGCAAAGAAGTCTTAAAGAATTCTAACCTAGAAGTGGCACGAACACACAAACAGAAAGTTGACATTGTTATTGAACGTGTTGACGAGGTCGAGCAACCTAAAGTAGCGGAAAACAAGCCAACAAAAGGAAAAATGCAACCCAAAGTAGGGAATAGTAAGAGAGTAATACATGGCAGGAAACGCGTTATTGAAAGTATATGCAAGCGAAGGGAAGCGATGCGTATTGGAAATAGCGTGCCAAGCTTCTATGCCCATAGCAGTAGTGAAAGAAAAGCGACGCCAGacggtgttctcatacaaaacctTTCTAAGGAAACCTCCTACCTGCGTAGCTTGCTGACAACAAAGTCGTTTTCGCACGACCTTTCGCGAGTGAAATCCGAAACGCTAGATAGTGATGAGGTAAACAAACCTGCGGCTTTGTCATCAGACGCGATGACATTACAAGTTCGCTTCAAATCGGAGCCCGTGGATAATGGTTACGAACAGGTGAACGACGCTCTTTTGGAAGAAAAGTTCAAGAAATTTAAAGTACCCGATAAGGTCAAGGAATTGTTCATTAATAAAACTCGGTCACAAATTTCGACGGTGTCTTTAGCTTCTCTTTCCGGTGCTGCCTTTGGTGGTGTAGATGTCATTCATACTAGAGATTGGGCTTCCCTCAAAACCTCTACGCAATACCCTGTGTTATCTCGACCCATCGTCTCAACAACGTCCACAGAGACGCTTTCTCCTCCCAAGCCTTCAATCCGTGGCCGTCCGCAATCACCGTTGAATGAAATGTGA
- the LOC127852234 gene encoding uncharacterized protein LOC127852234 isoform X2, translating to MVYCYAIGCNHRTGGAYSCSLFRFPIDPSERKKWADRCKGKRPKLDNDQIVVVPYDKAISTGAFLDHSYHLVQPYTDDVHVENPSNHAKEDMSTNEGDLKIVAVFSLASPEKDETEVTFDSAGHKEGVTMVTYNNNSNDSNNETPTAGEDMTTLGNEITSFMNNMTSSVMSMNAKEASIHSWIPETESVSLAEAPSFTTEKKKDEITPTLFTLLRKPAMAPVIDVNVVLAGRENVDAPPCQFKEGVKTFPYEDFAENLESIAPPVLLPEVLALTKLKGTKHDADSNPSPEKKRKIDPSYIVLTSIDPWLGTRSSVSCKDFEHAQNECSNMCKKISFKRRLAHGDGVFNVKTPSKQKDYQVFLEKYEKAQEINASKKPGVRMSIKDLLNRQDNRILRGLKGPAKRYSNRVRRTVVRVPVDFKTWNATPHHARSVIIEDAKKKMLENREKELLAEKRAREKVYELEMHGKLIEINRKGKTRLKKLKQAAKRNSARTEGTISLCGRVRKSNPRYSCFFMDNIELEQKEIVADMWAKIKSAREVCSRKCIMEEERYSKEVLKNSNLEVARTHKQKVDIVIERVDEVEQPKVAENKPTKGKMQPKVGNSKRVIHGRKRVIESICKRREAMRIGNSVPSFYAHSSSERKATPDGVLIQNLSKETSYLRSLLTTKSFSHDLSRVKSETLDSDEVNKPAALSSDAMTLQVRFKSEPVDNGYEQVNDALLEEKFKKFKVPDKVKELFINKTRSQISTVSLASLSGAAFGGVDVIHTRDWASLKTSTQYPVLSRPIVSTTSTETLSPPKPSIRGRPQSPLNEM from the exons AGGAAAAAGGCCTAAGCTAGATAATGACCAGATAGTTGTTGTTCCTTATGATAAAGCCATTTCAACTGGAGCTTTCCTGGATCACAGCTATCATCTAGTGCAGCCATATACTGATGATGTCCATGTGGAGAACCCATCAAATCATGCAAAAGAAG ATATGTCTACTAATGAAGGCGACTTGAAGATAGTGGCAGTATTCTCGCTGGCAAGTCCCGAGAAGGACGAGACTGAAGTCACATTCGATAGCGCTGGACATAAAGAGGGCGTCACTATGGTGACTTACAATAACAACAGTAACGATAGCAATAACGAAACGCCTACAGCTGGCGAAGATATGACGACACTGGGAAACGAGATTACGTCATTTATGAACAACATGACGTCATCAGTGATGTCAATGAATGCCAAAGAAGCTTCAATTCACTCTTGGATCCCAGAAACAGAGTCTGTTTCGCTAGCTGAGGCCCCGTCGTTTACGACGGAAAAGAAAAAAGACGAAATTACTCCGACGTTGTTCACGCTGCTACGTAAGCCGGCAATGGCGCCGGTTATTGACGTCAATGTTGTCTTAGCCGGACGCGAGAATGTTGATGCCCCTCCGTGTCAATTTAAGGAGGGTGTAAAAACGTTTCCGTATGAGGATTTCGCGGAGAATCTTGAAAGCATCGCTCCGCCAGTTTTGCTTCCGGAAGTGCTGGCGCTAACCAAGTTAAAGGGCACAAAAC ATGACGCTGACTCGAATCCGTCGCCGGAAAAGAAGCGAAAGATCGACCCCTCTTACATCGTGCTCACTAGCATAGACCCCTGGCTTGGAACGCGGAGTAGCGTATCCTGCAAAGACTTCGAGCATGCGCAGAACGAATGCTCCAACATGTGCAAGAAGATAAGCTTTAAACGTCGACTAGCGCACGGCGATGGCGTATTCAACGTTAAAACGCCGAGCAAGCAAAAGGATTACCAGGTGTTTCTTGAAAAGTATgagaaagctcaagagatcaatgcGTCTAAGAAACCTGGAGTGAGAATGTCTATCAAGGATCTTTTGAACAGACAGGATAACAGAATACTGAGAGGGTTAAAGGGTCCCGCGAAGAGATACTCGAATCGGGTACGGAGAACCGTCGTTCGTGTTCCTGTCGACTTTAAAACGTGGAATGCGACTCCGCATCATGCAAGATCGGTAATCATCGAAGAcgcgaaaaaaaaaatgttggaaaacAGGGAGAAAGAACTTTTGGCAGAAAAACGAGCAAGAGAAAAAGTCTATGAACTTGAAATGCATGGAAAATTAATCGAAATAAACAGGAAGGGGAAAACAAGGTTGAAGAAATTGAAGCAAGCGGCGAAAAGAAATTCTGCTCGGACTGAAGGAACGATAAGTCTATGCGGCCGGGTAAGAAAGTCAAATCCGCGTTACAGTTGCTTTTTCATGGATAACATTGAGCTGGAACAGAAAGAAATCGTCGCAGATATGTGGGCGAAGATTAAGTCCGCGCGTGAAGTGTGTTCGAGGAAATGTATCATGGAAGAAGAGCGGTACAGCAAAGAAGTCTTAAAGAATTCTAACCTAGAAGTGGCACGAACACACAAACAGAAAGTTGACATTGTTATTGAACGTGTTGACGAGGTCGAGCAACCTAAAGTAGCGGAAAACAAGCCAACAAAAGGAAAAATGCAACCCAAAGTAGGGAATAGTAAGAGAGTAATACATGGCAGGAAACGCGTTATTGAAAGTATATGCAAGCGAAGGGAAGCGATGCGTATTGGAAATAGCGTGCCAAGCTTCTATGCCCATAGCAGTAGTGAAAGAAAAGCGACGCCAGacggtgttctcatacaaaacctTTCTAAGGAAACCTCCTACCTGCGTAGCTTGCTGACAACAAAGTCGTTTTCGCACGACCTTTCGCGAGTGAAATCCGAAACGCTAGATAGTGATGAGGTAAACAAACCTGCGGCTTTGTCATCAGACGCGATGACATTACAAGTTCGCTTCAAATCGGAGCCCGTGGATAATGGTTACGAACAGGTGAACGACGCTCTTTTGGAAGAAAAGTTCAAGAAATTTAAAGTACCCGATAAGGTCAAGGAATTGTTCATTAATAAAACTCGGTCACAAATTTCGACGGTGTCTTTAGCTTCTCTTTCCGGTGCTGCCTTTGGTGGTGTAGATGTCATTCATACTAGAGATTGGGCTTCCCTCAAAACCTCTACGCAATACCCTGTGTTATCTCGACCCATCGTCTCAACAACGTCCACAGAGACGCTTTCTCCTCCCAAGCCTTCAATCCGTGGCCGTCCGCAATCACCGTTGAATGAAATGTGA